Proteins from a genomic interval of Trifolium pratense cultivar HEN17-A07 linkage group LG6, ARS_RC_1.1, whole genome shotgun sequence:
- the LOC123888255 gene encoding psbP domain-containing protein 6, chloroplastic, with product MATSPLTSLLPFTTSSTKSHSKLPPFRAFRVSASVSVPETHFQHTPRREFLKGIALSLPLIALTEPPQSQARDVAVGSFLPPSSSDPSFVLFKASTKDTPALRAGNVEPYQFILPPTWKQLRIANILSGNYCQPKCAEPWVEVKFEDEKQGKIQVVASPLIRLTNKPNATIEDIGSPEKVIASLGPFVTGNTLDPDELIETSVEKIDDLTYYKYVLETPYALTGSHNLAKATAKGNTVVLFVASANDKQWQTSEKVLKTMLDSFKV from the exons ATGGCAACATCTCCATTAACCTCCCTTCTCCCATTCACAACTTCATCAACTAAATCTCATTCAAAGCTCCCACCTTTTCGTGCATTCAGAGTCTCGGCTTCTGTCTCAGTTCCTGAAACTCACTTTCAACACACACCCAGAAGAGAATTCTTAAAGGGTATTGCTCTTTCACTCCCACTTATTGCTCTTACTGAGCCACCACAGTCACAAGCTAGAGATGTTGCAGTTGGTTCTTTCCTCCCTCCTTCATCATCAGACCCTTCTTTTGTTCTCTTCAAAGCTTCTACTAAAGATACTCCTGCCCTTCGAGCAG GAAATGTCGAGCCATACCAGTTTATCCTTCCCCCAACATGGAAACAGCTTCGTATAGCTAACATACTATCAGGAAATTACTGTCAACCAAAATGTGCAGAGCCATGGGTGGAGgttaaatttgaagatgaaaAACAAGGAAAAATTCAGGTTGTTGCTTCACCTTTGATACGCCTAACCAACAAACCAAATGCAACAATTGAGGACATTGGTAGCCCAGAAAAGGTTATTGCTTCTCTCGGCCCATTTGTAACCGGAAACACTCTTGACCCTGATGAACTCATCGAGACTTCAGTTGAAAAGATTGATGATCTGACG TACTACAAATATGTGCTTGAAACTCCATATGCTCTTACCGGTTCACACAATCTTGCAAAAGCAACTGCAAAGGGAAACACCGTTGTTTTGTTTGTGGCTAGTGCCAATGACAAGCAGTGGCAAACTTCAGAGAAGGTTCTAAAGACCATGCTTGATTCCTTTAAAGTGTAG
- the LOC123888256 gene encoding bZIP transcription factor 17-like, with protein sequence MADQILSDQPPEQQPSSDLDYDFADQFNNVPIPSLDFLFNDDLGDLEITFDDLDNLCIPSDTEEFLLPDSWNPNGVPISPIIDNEGVVNFDSPESGASVVSGDLSPDVSRFLNSDSVSADDNDNSVDVDVKVSMETENAENSDREESSNGPVSSQGSGNGGSGVYEATNSPSHDSGRYERDISSSHEHAIVEEGVKLEGIVKGCDLKRKKESSHESAETRTPKCSRRSSSMEIKTQQQQQQQQAQSQSQSGFDGIEDEDEKRKARLMRNRESAQLSRQRKKHYVEELEEKVRSMHSTIADLSSKITYVMAENATLRQQLSGGVMCPPPPPGAGMYPHPPMGPMPYPWMPCAPYVVKPQGSQVPLVPIPRLKPQQPAASSKSKKGESKKSESKKTEVKTKKVASISLLGLFLCIMLFGGLVPMVDFKFGGLVDNVSGRSSYVSDRWFYGHGGGKIWPVNGHMNESGRDGEVGFPNGRFGISDRNNYERGRKLEEMNERKDSSCVGHRDNASEPLLASLYVPRNDKLVKIDGNLIIHSIMASEKAMASQDAQVKKEKSGTGLAIPKDWDSALAIPEVGRNRGQHPNVYRVSAEQRRAIGSGSTKTLKDHMKSSATDGKMQQWFREGIAGPMLSSGMCTEVFQFDVSPAPGAIVPATAVGNISTETRRNATNVNKSRNRRILHTLPDQLPGTRLNITEEHARNLPKDHLPGNKSSMVVSVLVDPKEAGDSGVDGMMAPKSLSRIFVVVLIDSVKYVTYSCGLPRASPLVTAYV encoded by the exons ATGGCTGACCAAATCCTCTCCGATCAACCACCGGAACAACAACCGTCTTCCGATCTCGATTACGACTTCGCCGACCAATTCAACAACGTTCCTATACCTTCATTAGACTTTTTATTCAACGACGATCTTGGAGATCTTGAGATCACGTTCGACGATCTTGATAATCTCTGTATCCCTTCTGATACCGAAGAATTTCTTCTTCCTGATTCATGGAACCCTAACGGTGTTCCAATTTCGCCTATTATTGATAATGAAGGCGTTGTTAATTTTGATTCACCGGAATCAGGTGCTTCTGTTGTTTCTGGTGATCTGAGTCCTGATGTTTCTAGGTTTCTTAATTCTGATTCGGTTTCTGCTGATGATAATGATAATTCGGTTGATGTTGATGTTAAAGTTTCGATGGAGACTGAAAATGCTGAGAATTCTGATCGGGAAGAGTCTTCGAATGGACCGGTTTCGTCTCAGGGATCAGGAAATGGCGGATCGGGTGTATATGAGGCGACGAATTCGCCTTCACATGATTCTGGCCGTTATGAGAGGGATATTTCGTCTTCTCATGAACATGCAATTGTGGAAGAGGGTGTGAAATTGGAAGGGATTGTTAAAGGCTGTGATTTGAAGAGGAAGAAAGAAAGTAGCCATGAAAGTGCTGAGACTCGAACTCCGAAATGTAGCAGGAGATCGTCTTCAATGGAAATCAAGACccaacaacaacagcagcagcaacaagCTCAATCTCAATCTCAATCTGGTTTTGATGGTATTGAAGATGAGGATGAGAAGAGGAAGGCGAGGTTGATGAGGAATAGAGAAAGTGCACAGCTTTCTAGACAGAGGAAGAAGCATTATGTGGAGGAGCTTGAGGAGAAAGTAAGATCAATGCATTCAACAATTGCTGATTTGAGTAGTAAGATTACTTATGTTATGGCTGAGAATGCTACACTTAGACAACAATTGAGTGGTGGTGTGATGTGTCCACCTCCTCCGCCGGGTGCTGGGATGTACCCTCATCCTCCAATGGGACCTATGCCTTATCCTTGGATGCCTTGTGCTCCTTATGTTGTTAAACCTCAAGGTTCTCAGGTTCCTTTGGTTCCAATTCCAAGGTTGAAGCCTCAGCAACCGGCTGCGTCTTCCAAGAGTAAAAAGGGTGAGAGTAAAAAGAGTGAGAGTAAGAAAACTGAGGTGAAAACTAAGAAGGTTGCTAGTATTAGTTTGTTGGGTTTGTTTTTATGTATCATGCTTTTTGGTGGACTTGTTCCTATGGTAGATTTTAAGTTTGGAGGTTTAGTTGATAATGTTTCTGGTAGGTCTAGTTATGTTAGTGATAGATGGTTTTATGGTCATGGTGGAGGTAAGATTTGGCCTGTAAATGGTCATATGAATGAATCTGGAAGGGATGGGGAAGTGGGGTTTCCCAATGGAAGGTTTGGTATTTCTGATAGGAATAATTATGAAAGAGGTCGGAAACTAGAAGAAATGAATGAACGGAAAGACTCGAGTTGTGTTGGTCATCGAGACAATGCCAGCGAGCCACTTCTAGCTTCTTTGTATGTTCCTAGGAATGATAAGCTGGTTAAGATTGATGGAAACTTGATAATCCATTCTATCATGGCCAGTGAGAAAGCCATGGCATCTCAAGATGCTCAGGTAAAGAAGGAGAAAAGTGGAACTGGTTTGGCCATTCCTAAAGATTGGGATTCTGCATTGGCTATTCCTGAAGTTGGAAGAAATAGAGGACAGCATCCAAATGTGTACAGAGTTTCTGCAGAACAGAGGAGGGCTATTGGCTCTGGTTCAACTAAAACCTTGAAGGACCATATGAAGTCTTCTGCAACTGATGGTAAAATGCAGCAGTGGTTCCGTGAAGGAATTGCAG GTCCAATGCTAAGTTCTGGCATGTGTACTGAAGTTTTTCAGTTTGATGTTTCTCCTGCTCCTGGAGCTATTGTTCCAGCAACAGCAGTGGGCAATATTTCTACTGAAACTCGTCGTAATGCCACCAATGTCAACAAGAGCAGGAACAGAAGAATCCTCCACACCCTCCCAGATCAACTTCCTGGAACCCGTCTGAACATAACTGAAGAACATGCAAGAAATTTGCCAAAAGACCACCTCCCTGGTAATAAATCGTCTATGGTGGTTTCCGTGCTTGTTGATCCCAAAGAGGCTGGAGACAGTGGTGTTGATGGCATGATGGCTCCAAAGTCGCTCTCTCGGATTTTCGTGGTTGTGCTAATAGATAGTGTCAAGTATGTGACTTACTCATGTGGTCTTCCCCGCGCTTCTCCTTTGGTGACTGCTTATGTTTGA
- the LOC123888257 gene encoding uncharacterized protein LOC123888257 has translation MWNVQKMPPNGSGFLPGDNYPDWLAFNDSSSSVTFEVPQVDERSLKTIMCVVYSSSPDDITSEGLKVLLVINYTKNTIQLYKRDGLSATSDEEEWQKVVSNTEPGDIMNVTVVFENKFVVKKTTVYLIYDEPIAEKTNHHLESDKNVTLSSSDGNIFGRLLFRLPPIVRAVLISRPFWFCLAVIMVWWSRFHSNKRTSLRKYWHPRALKDAVIRYIMGQNYFG, from the exons ATGTGGAATGTACAGAAAATGCCTCCCAATGGGTCTGGTTTCCTCCCCGGTGACAATTATCCTGATTGGCTAGCCTTCAATGATAGCAGTTCTTCTGTAACTTTTGAAGTACCTCAAGTGGATGAGCGAAGTTTGAAAACAATCATGTGCGTTGTCTATTCTTCTTCTCCAGATGATATAACATCAGAAGGCCTTAAAGTTTTGTTGGTGATAAATTACACAAAGAACACCATTCAGCTCTATAAGAGAGACGGATTATCAGCCACCTCTGACGAGGAGGAGTGGCAGAAAGTAGTATCAAATACAGAACCAGGTGACATAATGAATGTTACTGTTgtttttgaaaacaaatttgttGTGAAGAAGACAACAGTTTATCTTATCTATGATGAACCAATTGCCGAAAAGACAAATCACCATCTTGAGTCGGATAAGAATGTCACTCTTTCTAGTAGTGATGGAAAT ATATTTGGTAGACTCTTGTTCAGACTTCCTCCCATTGTTCGAGCCGTTCTGATTTCACGACCTTTCTGGTTCTGTTTGGCTGTTATTATGGTTTGGTGGTCTCGCTTCCATTCTAACAAACGAACAAGTTTAAG AAAATATTGGCACCCCAGAGCTCTCAAGGATGCTGTAATCCGCTATATCATGGGACAAAATTACTTCGGGTGA
- the LOC123891787 gene encoding disease resistance protein RUN1-like, whose amino-acid sequence MASFSSSSTNQVFESISNNDKNPSWIYDVFLSFCDEDTADSFASYLYTALTAAEIVVFRDDSKLRNQDQIITSTHSVLHAIEGSRLSIIVFSRNYADSTCCLQELEKIMECSRTIDQMVIPVFYGVSLFDVHHQGGMFGEAFKDLAQRISKNDKSSEGSNILGFVVDSRNESEDIRKVVDHVTDLLDRTDLFVPGHPVGLESRVQDVIQLLNRQQSKDTLLLGIWGMGGIGKTTIAKATYNKIRHDFEAKSFLNVREVWEQDNGEVYLQRRLLSDIYKTAKVNIDTVESGKIILHERLCQKKIFLMLDNVNKLDQLNALCGSRKWFGQGSIIIITTRNFDLLSKVKVDYVYRMNEMDWNESLELFSWHAFRQSIPIEGFTDLSTDVVKYCGGLPLALKVIGYLLCGRNKQGWKSVLEKLKLIPNNEVLGLLRISFDDLCDDMKEMFLDIAFFCIGMDQEDVTKILKDWGHHVDTGISVLVQQSLVTVDPMNKIGMHNMLQEMGRGIIRGKPTGVANERIYDVFLSFRGDDCRAKLISHLYTSLQNAGIYVFRDDNEIQRGDKISLSLLEAIRKYRISIVVLSSNYANSKWCLQELENIMEASRSGGLVVVPVFYEVDPSEVRHLTGMFGEAFENFISRISVDKDRKMDWETALLEIGGTAGIVIINSRNESEDIKKIVESVTKLLDKTDLFVADHPVGVESRSQDVIQLLNSHRSKDSLLIGMWGMGGIGKTTIAKAAYNKIRHDFEAKSFLLNVREVWEQDNGKVSLQQRLLSDIYKTTKINIDTVESGKVILQESLQQRRIFLVLDDVNKVDQLNALCGSRKWFGQGSVIIITTRDYDLLHRLKVDYVYIMKEMDDNESLELFSWHAFKQPIPVEGFADLSRDVVKYSGGLPLALQVIGSFLLTRRRKKEWKSVLGKLILIPNDEVLKKLRISFDGLRDDDIKEIFLDIAFFFIGMDQEDVITILDDCGHYADIGISVLVQQSLITVDRKNKIGMHDLLRDMGREIVRKKSTEGGKEPSRLWHYEDVKYVLSKDTRTLDVKGLTLKMSRTDSTTRLETKLFQKMDKLKLLQLAGIQLNGDYKYLSKDLRWLCWHGFPLKYTPAEFHQECLVAVDLKYSNLERVWKKSQFLKELKFLNLSHSHNLRQTPDFSNLPNLEKLILKYCPSLSSVSPTIGHLKKILLINLKDCTGLCEIPRSIYKLESVKTLIVSGCKKICKLEEDIEQMTSLTTLVADNTAITRVPFAVVRSKSIGYLSLCGFKGFARIVFPSIIQSWMSPTNGILSFVQTFAGTSSLEFSEEQTDSFYGLPCIFEDLQNLQRLWLICESEVQLHQTLTSILDNLHTKSCEELEAMQNTPQSANFVTSASTRRYSQVQISSSQNSLTSLLIQMGMNCHVTNTLRENILQKMPPNGSGFLPGDNYPDWLAFNDSSSSVTFEVPQVDERSLKTIMCVVYSSSPDDITSEGLKVLLVINYTKNTIQLYKRDGLSATSDEEEWQKVVS is encoded by the exons ATGGCTTCCTTCAGTTCTTCTTCCACAAATCAGGTTTTTGAATCCATATCTAACAATGATAAGAATCCAAGCTGGATCTATGATGTGTTTTTGAGTTTCTGTGACGAAGACACTGCCGATTCTTTTGCATCATATCTTTATACTGCTCTTACAGCGGCCGAAATTGTTGTTTTCAGGGACGACAGCAAGCTTAGAAATCAAGATCAGATAATAACTTCAACACATTCAGTTCTACATGCAATTGAAGGTTCTAGACTTTCTATTATTGTTTTCTCAAGAAATTATGCTGATTCAACATGTTGTTTACAAGAGTTGGAGAAAATAATGGAGTGCAGCAGAACAATAGACCAGATGGTTATCCCTGTGTTCTACGGCGTTAGTCTCTTTGATGTACATCACCAGGGAGGTATGTTTGGAGAAGCTTTTAAAGATCTTGCACAAAGGATCTCCAAGAATGACAAATCGAGTGAAGGTAGCAACATTTTAGGATTTGTGGTGGATTCCAG GAATGAAAGTGAGGATATCAGGAAAGTAGTAGACCATGTTACTGATTTATTAGACAGGACAGACTTATTTGTCCCGGGCCATCCAGTGGGATTAGAATCTCGGGTACAAGATGTTATTCAACTACTGAACAGGCAACAATCAAAAGATACTCTACTGCTTGGTATATGGGGCATGGGAGGGATTGGCAAAACAACCATTGCTAAAGCCACTTATAATAAAATCCGTCACGATTTTGAGGCAAAGAGCTTCCTAAATGTGAGGGAAGTTTGGGAACAAGATAATGGTGAAGTTTATCTACAACGACGACTTCTTTCTGATATCTACAAAACAGCAAAAGTAAATATAGATACAGTTGAATCaggaaaaataatattacatgAAAGACTTtgccaaaagaaaatatttcttaTGCTTGATAATGTGAATAAATTGGATCAATTGAATGCTCTGTGCGGAAGTCGCAAGTGGTTTGGTCAAGGAAGTATAATAATTATCACAACAAGAAATTTTGATTTACTTAGTAAGGTTAAGGTTGACTATGTGTATAGAATGAATGAAATGGACTGGAATGAATCTCTTGAGCTTTTTAGTTGGCATGCATTCCGACAATCAATTCCTATAGAAGGTTTCACCGACCTTTCTACAGATGTTGTTAAGTACTGTGGGGGATTGCCGCTAGCTCTTAAAGTCATTGGCTATTTGTTGTGTGGTCGAAATAAACAAGGGTGGAAGAGTGTATTGGAGAAGCTAAAACTCATTCCCAATAATGAAGTGTTAGGGTTGCTTAGAATAAGTTTTGATGATTTATGTGATGATATGAAGGAGATGTTCCTTGATATAGCTTTTTTCTGTATTGGGATGGACCAAGAAGATGTAACTAAAATATTGAAAGACTGGGGACATCATGTAGATACTGGAATAAGTGTCCTTGTACAACAAAGTCTTGTAACCGTTGATCCGATGAACAAGATTGGAATGCATAATATGCTGCAAGAAATGGGAAGAGGAATCATAAGGGGAAAACCAACGGGTGTGGCTAAT GAAAGGATCTACGATGTGTTCTTGAGTTTCAGAGGGGATGACTGTCGTGCAAAACTCATTTCACATCTCTATACCTCCCTTCAAAATGCTGGAATTTATGTTTTTAGAGATGATAACGAGATTCAACGGGGAGATAAGATCTCACTCTCACTTTTGGAGGCAATTAGAAAGTATAGAATTTCTATTGTTGTTTTGTCTAGTAATTATGCTAATTCAAAATGGTGTTTGCAAGAGTTAGAGAACATCATGGAAGCTAGCAGAAGCGGGGGTCTGGTGGTTGTGCCAGTGTTCTATGAGGTAGATCCCTCAGAAGTACGACATCTAACAGGCATGTTTGGAGAagcttttgaaaatttcatatcAAGAATCTCAGTGGATAAAGATAGGAAGATGGATTGGGAAACAGCGCTCCTTGAAATCGGCGGCACAGCAGGGATTGTCATCATAAATTCCAG GAATGAAAGTGAAGATATCAAGAAAATAGTAGAAAGTGTTACCAAGTTACTAGACAAAACAGACTTATTTGTTGCGGACCATCCAGTGGGGGTAGAATCTCGTTCACAAGATGTTATTCAACTACTGAACAGCCATCGATCAAAAGATTCTCTACTGATTGGGATGTGGGGCATGGGAGGGATTGGCAAAACAACCATTGCTAAAGCTGCTTATAATAAAATCCGTCATGATTTTGAGGCAAAGAGCTTCCTCCTAAATGTCAGGGAAGTTTGGGAGCAAGATAATGGCAAGGTTTCTCTACAACAACGACTTCTTTCTGATATCTACAAAACAACAAAGATAAATATAGATACAGTTGAATCAGGGAAAGTGATATTACAAGAAAGCCTTCAACAGAGGAGGATATTTCTTGTGCTTGATGATGTGAATAAAGTAGACCAATTGAATGCCTTGTGCGGAAGTCGCAAATGGTTTGGTCAAGGAAGTGTAATAATTATCACAACAAGAGATTATGATTTACTCCATAGGCTTAAAGTTGACTATGTGTATATAATGAAAGAAATGGACGACAATGAGTCTCTTGAGCTTTTTAGTTGGCATGCATTCAAGCAACCGATTCCTGTAGAAGGTTTTGCTGACCTTTCAAGAGATGTTGTTAAGTACTCTGGTGGATTGCCACTAGCTCTTCAAGTCATTGGGTCCTTTTTGTTGACTAGGCGAAGAAAAAAAGAGTGGAAGAGTGTACTGGGGAAACTAATACTTATTCCCAATGATGAAGTGCTAAAGAAGCTCAGAATTAGTTTTGACGGTTTACGTGATGATGATATAAAAGAAATATTCCTTGATATTGCCTTTTTCTTTATTGGGATGGACCAGGAAGATGTAATTACAATATTGGACGACTGTGGGCATTATGCAGATATTGGAATAAGTGTCCTTGTACAACAAAGCCTTATAACTGTTGATCGGAAGAACAAGATTGGAATGCATGATTTGCTACGTGACATGGGAAGAGAGATTGTACGTAAGAAATCAACAGAGGGAGGCAAGGAGCCTAGTAGGTTATGGCATTACGAGGATGTTAAGTATGTGTTGTCAAAAGATACC AGAACCTTAGATGTTAAGGGACTGACTTTAAAGATGTCAAGAACAGACTCCACAACTCGTTTGGAAACTAAACTATTTCAGAAGATGGATAAACTTAAATTGCTTCAACTTGCTGGCATACAACTAAACGGAGATTACAAATATCTTTCAAAAGATCTTAGATGGCTTTGTTGGCATGGATTTCCTTTGAAATATACGCCTGCAGAGTTTCATCAAGAATGTTTAGTTGCTGTTGACTTAAAATATTCCAATCTGGAACGAGTGTGGAAGAAGTCCCAG TTTCTGAAGGAGCTGAAATTTCTTAACCTTAGTCATTCTCATAACTTGAGACAAACCCCAGACTTTTCAAATTTGCCAAATCTTGAAAAGTTAATACTCAAATATTGTCCAAGTTTGTCCTCAGTTTCTCCTACTATAGGACATCTCAAGAAAAttcttttaataaatttgaaagACTGTACAGGCCTTTGTGAAATTCCAAGAAGCATCTATAAATTAGAATCGGTAAAAACTCTCATTGTGTCTGGATGTAAGAAAATTTGCAAGTTGGAAGAGGACATAGAACAAATGACATCGTTGACCACCCTGGTTGCAGATAATACTGCTATAACAAGAGTACCCTTTGCAGTAGTAAGATCAAAGAGTATTGGATATCTTTCACTGTGTGGATTCAAAGGATTTGCACGTATTGTGTTTCCTTCGATTATTCAGTCTTGGATGTCTCCAACAAATGGTATCTTGTCCTTTGTTCAAACATTTGCAGGCACATCATCTCTTGAATTTTCAGAGGAACAAACTGATAGTTTCTATGGTCTACCATGTATTTTTGAAGATCTTCAGAATCTTCAACGTCTTTGGTTGATATGCGAGTCAGAAGTTCAACTACATCAAACTCTAACAAGTATTCTGGATAACTTACATACCAAAAGTTGTGAGGAATTGGAAGCAATGCAAAACACGCCACAATCTGCAAATTTTGTGACTTCAGCATCTACTCGCCGTTACAGTCAAGTTCAAATATCAAGCTCACAAAATTCCTTGACTTCGCTTTTAATTCAAATGGGAATGAACTGCCATGTCACTAATACTCTTAGAGAAAACATTTTACAG AAAATGCCTCCCAATGGGTCTGGTTTCCTCCCCGGTGACAATTATCCTGATTGGCTAGCCTTCAATGATAGCAGTTCTTCTGTAACTTTTGAAGTACCTCAAGTGGATGAGCGAAGTTTGAAAACAATCATGTGCGTTGTCTATTCTTCTTCTCCAGATGATATAACATCAGAAGGCCTTAAAGTTTTGTTGGTGATAAATTACACAAAGAACACCATTCAGCTCTATAAGAGAGACGGATTATCAGCCACCTCTGACGAGGAGGAGTGGCAGAAAGTAGTATCCTGA